A section of the Candidatus Chlorohelix allophototropha genome encodes:
- a CDS encoding DUF1156 domain-containing protein gives MTEYRKKLIEVALPLEAINIASAREKTIKVGKPTSVHLWWARRPLVACRAIIFASIIDDPDQEGVPAALLKRIDELPNPPGISLSMEKLRLEFTKLDEATLNQKRIGMVRRAKLFNFIEGLVQWENSNDEKTLKTARELIMAATDGNPPTFLDPFCGGGSIPLEAQRLGLEAHGSDLNPVAVLITKALIELPPKFANQPPINPESRKKFGHGTSWKGASGLAEDVRYYGQWMRDEAFKRIGHLYPKVQLPREKGGGEATVIAWLWARTVKCPNPACGAQMPLVSSFSLSTKKGKEVWIEPQISNAQKTITFNIKSGAGTPSLSSKMSRGAKFKCLICNQSAEEKYIKRESIENRMGAKMLAIVAEGSKGRIYLPPNITHESISLVTRPTDVPNSPLSYDPRNIWCTLYGLDTFDKLFTPRQLVALTTFSNLVDFTFDRIIKDTNNLDLGIEKANAYANAIITYLSLAISRTADWGSTLGRWESKAQVPQQIFARQAIAMAWDYSECNIFSISTGSFIASITNVCRSLLNLPIHDNCKEGKVLNRDVTSISNWSGLISTDPPYYDNISYAGLSDFFYVWLRRCLGKIYPDLFSTLLVPKSAELVADQYRFKGNKEEAQIYFENGLSKAFTRLQELTHLDYPITVYYAFKQAEIGNIVDSSSTSISSTGWETMLEGLIKAGFAITGTWPIRTEMSSRMVGQGTNVLASSIVLVCRSRPQSAALATRRDFLNALKRELPAALRQLQEGNIAPVDLAQASIGPGMAVFSRYSKVVESDGTPMRVRTALQLINQSLDEVLAEQEGEYDADTRWAIKWFEQYGLTEGAYGSAETLSKAVNTAVEGLVEAGFLYSKAGKVRLLHRDELDPDWDPRTDRRLTVWEVTQHLIHALDKQGEPAAAELLTKVGGLGEIARDLAYRLYTTCERKGWSQEALAYNTLVVQWPEILKLSAEKQANTVVQGNLGF, from the coding sequence ATGACCGAATACCGCAAGAAACTGATTGAAGTGGCGCTGCCGCTGGAAGCGATAAATATTGCCTCGGCGCGGGAAAAAACTATCAAAGTTGGAAAACCAACATCAGTACACTTATGGTGGGCTCGTCGCCCACTCGTTGCTTGCAGAGCAATTATTTTCGCCTCGATTATTGATGACCCAGATCAGGAGGGTGTGCCTGCCGCGCTGCTAAAAAGAATTGATGAATTGCCCAATCCTCCCGGCATTTCCCTGAGTATGGAAAAGCTGCGACTGGAATTTACCAAGCTGGACGAGGCGACGCTGAATCAGAAACGTATCGGGATGGTGCGCCGCGCCAAGCTGTTTAACTTTATCGAAGGGTTGGTGCAGTGGGAGAACAGCAACGATGAAAAAACGTTGAAAACCGCCCGCGAGTTGATAATGGCGGCAACGGATGGCAACCCCCCGACTTTTTTAGACCCATTTTGCGGAGGCGGCTCTATTCCGCTGGAGGCGCAGAGATTAGGATTGGAAGCGCACGGCAGCGACCTCAACCCGGTGGCGGTCTTGATTACCAAAGCCCTCATCGAGCTACCGCCGAAATTTGCCAACCAACCGCCCATTAACCCGGAATCGCGTAAGAAATTCGGACATGGGACGAGTTGGAAAGGCGCGTCAGGATTGGCGGAAGATGTGCGCTACTACGGGCAGTGGATGCGAGACGAGGCTTTCAAACGTATCGGTCATTTGTACCCCAAAGTGCAATTGCCTAGAGAAAAGGGCGGGGGGGAAGCAACTGTAATAGCTTGGCTATGGGCGCGAACGGTAAAATGCCCCAACCCGGCTTGTGGGGCGCAAATGCCTTTAGTCAGTTCGTTTTCTTTATCTACCAAAAAAGGAAAAGAGGTATGGATTGAGCCACAAATAAGCAACGCACAAAAAACTATTACTTTTAATATAAAAAGTGGTGCTGGGACTCCTTCCCTTTCATCAAAAATGAGTAGAGGTGCTAAATTTAAGTGCCTAATTTGTAATCAATCTGCAGAAGAGAAGTATATTAAACGGGAGAGTATTGAGAACAGAATGGGGGCTAAAATGCTAGCAATAGTAGCGGAAGGTTCTAAAGGACGTATATATCTTCCCCCAAATATAACTCATGAGAGTATATCTCTTGTAACACGCCCAACAGATGTTCCAAACTCACCACTTTCTTATGATCCACGAAATATTTGGTGTACCTTATATGGTCTTGATACATTTGATAAATTATTTACACCAAGACAGTTAGTGGCACTAACAACATTTTCTAATTTAGTTGACTTTACTTTTGATCGAATAATCAAAGATACTAATAACCTGGATTTAGGGATTGAGAAAGCAAATGCTTATGCAAATGCAATAATAACCTATTTATCACTTGCAATTTCAAGAACTGCCGATTGGGGAAGCACCTTGGGCAGATGGGAAAGTAAAGCCCAAGTACCACAACAAATATTTGCAAGGCAGGCAATAGCAATGGCTTGGGATTACTCTGAATGTAATATTTTTTCTATAAGTACAGGTTCTTTTATTGCTTCTATTACAAATGTTTGTAGAAGTCTTCTAAATTTGCCAATTCACGATAATTGTAAGGAAGGTAAAGTTTTAAACAGAGACGTCACATCAATAAGTAATTGGTCTGGTTTGATTTCGACTGACCCTCCTTATTATGACAATATAAGTTATGCAGGATTATCCGACTTTTTTTACGTTTGGTTGCGTCGCTGTTTAGGAAAAATTTATCCAGATTTGTTCAGTACATTACTTGTACCTAAATCTGCTGAATTAGTAGCCGATCAATATCGTTTCAAAGGAAATAAAGAAGAAGCACAGATATATTTTGAGAATGGTTTAAGTAAAGCTTTTACCCGTTTGCAAGAGTTAACCCATTTAGACTATCCAATAACAGTATATTATGCCTTCAAGCAAGCTGAAATTGGGAACATTGTTGATAGCAGTTCAACATCAATTTCTTCAACTGGCTGGGAAACCATGCTGGAAGGTCTGATAAAAGCCGGTTTTGCCATCACAGGCACATGGCCAATTCGTACTGAAATGAGCTCAAGAATGGTTGGACAAGGTACAAATGTTTTAGCCTCTTCCATTGTATTGGTGTGCCGCTCGCGTCCGCAAAGCGCGGCTTTAGCCACCCGCCGCGATTTCCTCAACGCCCTCAAGCGGGAATTGCCCGCCGCCCTGCGCCAACTGCAAGAGGGCAACATCGCCCCGGTGGACTTGGCGCAAGCCAGCATCGGACCCGGCATGGCGGTTTTCTCCCGCTACTCCAAAGTAGTCGAATCGGATGGCACACCCATGCGCGTCCGCACCGCCCTGCAACTCATCAATCAGTCGCTGGACGAAGTGCTGGCAGAGCAGGAAGGCGAGTACGATGCCGACACCCGCTGGGCAATAAAATGGTTCGAGCAGTACGGCTTGACCGAAGGGGCATACGGTAGCGCGGAAACTCTCTCCAAAGCGGTAAACACCGCCGTAGAGGGCTTGGTGGAAGCGGGCTTTCTCTATTCCAAAGCGGGCAAAGTGCGCCTGTTGCACCGTGATGAGCTTGACCCGGACTGGGACCCGCGCACGGATCGCCGCCTGACCGTCTGGGA
- a CDS encoding REP-associated tyrosine transposase, which yields MAIILPPIGSQALRKGRVSEAGSLYFITKNARERINKDWSVEEKMRNGTLVQEGVPEIIFKSLAWLQEKQLIILIAYCLMPDHLHLLFQLGEKDNLASVMKRFGSFTGLEVARKTGKGNLWVEGYYDHVLRTEDEISSITTYIENNPLRAGLVENVEDWLWLSRVG from the coding sequence ATGGCAATAATTTTACCTCCAATAGGTTCTCAGGCTCTTCGGAAGGGCAGAGTTTCTGAAGCAGGTAGCCTATATTTCATAACCAAAAATGCCCGTGAGCGCATTAATAAAGACTGGTCGGTAGAGGAAAAAATGAGAAATGGCACTTTGGTGCAGGAAGGCGTGCCGGAAATTATTTTCAAGTCGCTGGCTTGGTTACAGGAAAAGCAACTTATAATACTGATAGCATATTGTCTCATGCCAGACCATTTGCATTTATTGTTTCAGCTAGGGGAAAAAGATAATCTGGCATCGGTAATGAAAAGGTTTGGCTCTTTTACTGGGCTGGAAGTAGCTCGAAAGACCGGAAAAGGGAATTTATGGGTAGAAGGATATTATGATCATGTCTTGCGAACCGAAGATGAGATTTCGTCAATAACAACATATATCGAAAACAATCCACTAAGAGCCGGTCTGGTGGAAAATGTAGAGGACTGGCTTTGGTTATCAAGGGTGGGCTGA
- a CDS encoding helicase-related protein, with amino-acid sequence MTRLEDLNRGVAVKGVLPVGIVTVVDAVWRGSAALELTYKTAEGSLGNQLLYRYDEATLEIVMPAYTWSFEADGAMLRLVSEAYRIHLAHLFDPMLAVHTSLVEPLPHQITAVYGEMLSRQPLKFLLADDPGAGKTIMAGLLIKELLIRGDLTRCLVVCPGSLVEQWQDELDRRFHLPFEILTTDKLETARSGNWFAENNLAICRLDKLSRDERAQAKLEQTDWDLIICDEAHKMSAHFTGGEVGYTKRYRLGQLLSKLTRHFLLMTATPHNGKEADFQLFMALLDPDRFEGKFREGVHASDNSDMMRRLSKEQLLKFDGTPLFPERLAYTVNYKLSGAEEYLYEEVTAYVREEFNRADMLESEGRKGTIGFALTSLQRRLASSPEAIYQSLKRRKERLQKRLQEEKLNKASANDPLEILSDLPTYTPDDLEELDDAPDEEYEQAEEQVVDQASAARTIAELEAEIVILEGLEALALQVRHSRKDAKWEQLSNLLQTGAEMFDQSGTRRKLVIFTEHRDTLNYLTERIRSLLGRSEAVVTIHGAINREERRRAQEAFTQQKEVQVLVATDAAGEGINLQRAHLMVNYDLPWNPNRLEQRFGRIHRIGQTEVCHLWNLVAADTREGEVYSRLLEKLKQERESLGGQVFDVLGKVTFDNKPLRELLLEAIRYGDSPQVRAKLTQVVERALDHQHLIELLEEHALARDTMDASRVQRVREEMERIEARRLQPHYIASFFLEAFKQLGGSIREREQRRYEITFVPAVIRNRERGGGSREPVLPRYERITFEKELVQVPGKPIAAYVSPGHPLLEATLGLILERNRALLKAGAVLIDPADPGEEIRALFYIEHGIQDARLDKNGQRRVISRQMQFVELEGQDKARTAGYAPYLNYRPLEEGEGALLAHALESEWLKGDLERQALEYAINELVPRHMQEVRAPKEELVAKTMAAVKERLTKEIIYWDKRADELKAQELAGKTPRLNSGKARQRADDLQVRLDKRMAELEQEGHLSPLPPLAIGGALVIPTGLLARLKGNRQTAASLFARETKRVELAAMAAVMAMEQGLGYVPKDVSADKCGWDIESKVPGTGKLRFIEVKGRIAGAETVTVSKNEILAALNKPEDFILALAQVPQDAEFNEGDAYRIAESRGNYSPANGCVVRYVKQPFNEKPDFSAVSVNYDWQKLWERGTA; translated from the coding sequence ATGACCCGTCTTGAGGATTTAAACCGTGGTGTGGCGGTAAAAGGAGTTCTTCCCGTTGGTATTGTGACGGTGGTGGATGCGGTTTGGCGTGGCTCCGCGGCGCTAGAACTAACCTACAAAACCGCTGAAGGCAGCCTAGGTAATCAATTGCTCTACCGCTACGATGAAGCTACTTTGGAAATTGTCATGCCTGCCTATACCTGGAGTTTCGAGGCGGATGGGGCTATGCTCAGGCTGGTTTCAGAAGCCTACCGCATCCATCTGGCGCACCTCTTCGACCCCATGCTCGCGGTGCATACCTCGCTGGTTGAGCCGTTACCCCACCAAATAACTGCCGTATATGGCGAAATGCTATCCCGTCAACCCCTCAAATTTCTGCTGGCGGACGACCCCGGCGCGGGCAAAACCATTATGGCAGGGCTGCTTATTAAAGAGTTGCTCATTCGGGGCGACCTCACCCGCTGTTTAGTGGTTTGCCCCGGCAGTCTGGTGGAACAGTGGCAGGATGAACTGGATCGTCGTTTTCACTTGCCCTTTGAAATTCTTACCACCGACAAACTGGAAACAGCCCGCAGCGGCAACTGGTTTGCCGAAAACAATCTGGCGATTTGCCGTCTGGATAAACTCAGCCGGGACGAACGGGCGCAAGCCAAGCTGGAACAAACCGATTGGGACCTTATTATCTGCGATGAAGCCCACAAAATGAGCGCCCATTTTACCGGAGGCGAGGTGGGTTACACCAAAAGATACCGGCTGGGACAGCTTTTATCCAAACTCACCCGCCATTTCCTACTAATGACCGCCACTCCCCACAACGGCAAAGAAGCGGATTTCCAGCTATTCATGGCGCTGCTCGATCCCGACCGCTTCGAGGGCAAATTCCGGGAAGGGGTACATGCCAGCGACAATTCGGACATGATGCGACGCTTGTCGAAAGAGCAACTCCTGAAATTCGATGGCACGCCCCTTTTCCCGGAACGATTGGCTTACACCGTCAACTACAAACTGTCTGGGGCAGAGGAATACCTGTACGAGGAAGTGACCGCCTATGTGAGGGAGGAGTTCAACCGGGCGGATATGTTGGAGAGTGAGGGACGCAAGGGTACAATTGGCTTTGCTCTCACCAGTCTGCAACGGCGCTTGGCTTCTTCTCCCGAAGCAATCTACCAGTCCCTCAAGCGCAGAAAGGAACGCCTCCAGAAGCGGTTGCAAGAGGAGAAGCTAAACAAGGCGAGCGCTAACGACCCGCTTGAAATATTGAGCGACCTGCCAACCTATACGCCCGATGATTTGGAAGAACTGGACGATGCCCCTGATGAGGAGTACGAGCAAGCTGAAGAACAGGTAGTTGACCAAGCCTCTGCCGCCCGTACCATTGCCGAACTGGAAGCAGAAATCGTCATACTGGAAGGGCTGGAAGCGCTGGCGTTGCAGGTTAGGCACAGCCGCAAGGATGCCAAGTGGGAGCAACTCTCCAACCTGCTGCAAACCGGCGCCGAGATGTTTGACCAAAGTGGCACCCGCCGCAAGTTGGTAATTTTCACCGAACACCGCGATACCCTCAACTACCTGACCGAACGCATCCGCTCCCTACTGGGACGCAGCGAGGCAGTGGTGACTATACATGGGGCGATTAATCGGGAAGAACGGCGCAGGGCGCAAGAAGCCTTCACCCAACAGAAAGAAGTGCAGGTTTTGGTAGCCACCGATGCTGCCGGAGAGGGTATTAACCTACAACGGGCGCACCTGATGGTGAACTACGACCTACCCTGGAACCCCAACCGACTGGAGCAACGCTTCGGGCGCATACACCGCATCGGGCAGACCGAAGTATGCCACCTTTGGAATCTGGTGGCAGCCGATACCCGCGAGGGTGAAGTGTATTCCCGTTTGCTGGAGAAGCTGAAACAAGAGCGGGAATCGCTGGGCGGGCAAGTCTTTGATGTGCTTGGCAAAGTCACCTTCGATAACAAACCCCTGCGCGAACTGCTGCTGGAAGCCATTCGCTACGGGGACAGCCCCCAAGTACGGGCGAAACTTACTCAGGTGGTGGAACGCGCCCTTGACCACCAGCATCTGATAGAACTGCTGGAAGAACACGCCCTAGCACGGGATACCATGGATGCCTCGCGGGTGCAACGAGTACGCGAAGAGATGGAGCGGATCGAGGCGCGGCGTTTACAGCCGCATTACATCGCCTCCTTCTTTCTGGAAGCCTTCAAGCAACTGGGCGGCAGTATTCGGGAGCGTGAACAACGCCGCTATGAGATAACCTTTGTGCCGGCGGTAATCCGCAATCGGGAAAGAGGGGGCGGCAGTCGAGAGCCGGTATTGCCCCGCTACGAGCGCATCACCTTTGAGAAAGAACTGGTGCAAGTGCCGGGCAAGCCGATAGCAGCTTATGTCAGCCCCGGTCATCCCTTGTTGGAAGCTACGCTCGGTCTGATTCTGGAACGCAATCGGGCTTTGCTCAAAGCGGGCGCAGTTCTAATAGACCCGGCAGACCCCGGCGAAGAAATCCGGGCATTATTCTACATCGAACACGGCATCCAAGATGCGCGGCTGGACAAGAACGGGCAACGGCGGGTTATCTCGCGCCAGATGCAATTCGTGGAACTGGAGGGGCAAGACAAGGCGCGTACTGCCGGATATGCCCCGTACCTGAACTACCGCCCTCTGGAAGAAGGGGAAGGGGCGTTGTTGGCGCACGCGCTGGAATCGGAATGGCTGAAGGGCGATTTAGAACGGCAGGCGCTGGAGTACGCCATCAATGAACTGGTGCCACGCCACATGCAGGAAGTACGCGCTCCCAAAGAGGAACTGGTGGCTAAAACAATGGCAGCGGTCAAAGAGCGGCTGACCAAAGAGATAATCTATTGGGATAAAAGAGCCGATGAGTTGAAGGCTCAAGAGCTTGCCGGGAAAACCCCCCGCCTCAACTCCGGCAAAGCTCGGCAACGCGCCGATGATTTGCAGGTGCGTTTGGACAAGCGCATGGCGGAACTGGAGCAAGAAGGGCATCTCTCGCCGCTGCCCCCGCTGGCAATCGGTGGGGCGTTGGTAATTCCTACCGGATTGTTGGCGCGGTTGAAGGGCAATCGGCAGACGGCAGCCAGCTTGTTTGCCCGCGAGACAAAGCGGGTGGAATTGGCGGCAATGGCAGCGGTGATGGCGATGGAGCAAGGATTGGGTTACGTGCCGAAGGATGTGAGCGCGGACAAATGCGGTTGGGACATAGAATCGAAAGTACCGGGCACGGGCAAGCTGCGCTTTATTGAGGTGAAGGGGCGCATAGCCGGCGCGGAAACGGTGACGGTTTCCAAGAATGAAATATTGGCAGCATTGAACAAACCGGAGGATTTCATTCTGGCGTTGGCGCAAGTGCCACAGGATGCGGAGTTTAATGAGGGGGATGCCTACCGGATAGCCGAAAGTAGGGGAAATTACAGCCCTGCTAACGGTTGCGTGGTACGCTATGTTAAACAGCCCTTTAATGAGAAGCCGGATTTTAGTGCAGTGAGCGTCAACTACGACTGGCAAAAACTATGGGAAAGAGGAACAGCATAA